From one Micromonospora siamensis genomic stretch:
- a CDS encoding SRPBCC family protein → MGRLAHGGTVLATAAAGAVRALVVPRRRRPTTGPDRRRARWQVVTVDRPPEQVLPGGRWPEPLRPLDGAVELYLRPAPGGRGTELSARPLGGRPELPGMAAHLVGDDPGLLIRETLRRAKQYVETGEVLRADRSRLDRPVVRR, encoded by the coding sequence ATGGGACGGCTGGCCCACGGCGGGACGGTGCTCGCCACCGCGGCCGCCGGCGCGGTCCGGGCGTTGGTCGTACCCCGGCGGCGGCGGCCCACCACCGGGCCGGACCGGCGCCGGGCGCGCTGGCAGGTGGTGACCGTGGACCGCCCGCCGGAGCAGGTGCTGCCCGGCGGCCGGTGGCCCGAACCGCTGCGACCGCTGGACGGCGCGGTGGAGCTGTACCTGCGCCCGGCGCCCGGTGGTCGCGGCACGGAGCTGTCGGCCCGGCCGCTCGGTGGCCGCCCGGAGCTGCCCGGGATGGCCGCGCACCTGGTCGGCGACGACCCCGGCCTGCTGATCCGGGAGACCCTGCGCCGGGCGAAGCAGTACGTGGAGACCGGCGAGGTGCTGCGCGCCGACCGGTCCCGGCTGGACCGCCCGGTGGTGCGCCGGTGA
- a CDS encoding zinc-dependent alcohol dehydrogenase — translation MRALCWEGAGALAVREVPDPELRNAADMIVRVRRSVTCGADLPLLAGRTPNLSAGDVLGHEFLGEVVEVGPEVREHRPGDRVVVCAAVSCGSCWYCRQGLYASCDNGSTMPARAEAAWGQPTGGCYGHPTALGGFAGSHAEYARVPYADVGAFTVPEPLDDDRAVFASDAAPTGWMGAELGGVRPGDVVAVWGAGAVGQLTAQAARLRGAARVIVIDRHPERLLMAELHAGAETLHFERTDVPAELRERSGGRGPDVCVEAVGTEADGAASRSLADRLGDVGRAERPLAVREAVHSCRKGGTVVVLGTFGGVVDTFPLGSVMQKGLTLHGARQHGQRYIPMLLRLMARDQLTTEHLATHRLPLEQGPAGYELFRDRADGCVRTVFSP, via the coding sequence GTGAGGGCGCTGTGCTGGGAGGGCGCCGGGGCGCTGGCCGTACGCGAGGTGCCCGACCCGGAGCTGCGCAACGCCGCCGACATGATCGTCCGGGTGCGACGCAGCGTCACCTGCGGCGCGGACCTGCCCCTGCTCGCCGGCCGGACCCCGAACCTGTCCGCCGGCGACGTGCTCGGGCACGAGTTCCTCGGCGAGGTGGTCGAGGTCGGCCCGGAGGTACGCGAACACCGCCCCGGCGACCGGGTGGTGGTCTGCGCGGCGGTCTCCTGCGGCTCCTGCTGGTACTGCCGGCAGGGCCTCTACGCCAGCTGCGACAACGGCAGCACCATGCCGGCCCGGGCGGAGGCGGCGTGGGGGCAGCCCACCGGCGGCTGCTACGGCCACCCGACCGCGCTGGGCGGCTTCGCCGGCAGCCACGCCGAGTACGCCCGGGTGCCGTACGCCGACGTCGGCGCGTTCACCGTGCCGGAGCCGCTGGACGACGACCGGGCGGTCTTCGCCTCGGACGCGGCGCCGACCGGCTGGATGGGCGCCGAGCTGGGCGGGGTGCGCCCCGGCGACGTGGTGGCCGTGTGGGGCGCCGGGGCGGTGGGGCAGCTGACCGCCCAGGCGGCCCGGCTGCGCGGCGCGGCCCGGGTGATCGTGATCGACCGGCACCCGGAGCGGCTGCTGATGGCCGAGCTGCACGCCGGGGCGGAGACGCTGCACTTCGAGCGCACCGACGTCCCCGCCGAGCTGCGCGAACGCAGCGGCGGCCGGGGGCCGGACGTCTGCGTGGAGGCGGTCGGCACCGAGGCCGACGGCGCCGCCTCCCGCTCGCTGGCCGACCGGCTGGGCGACGTGGGTCGGGCGGAACGGCCGCTGGCCGTCCGGGAGGCGGTGCACTCCTGCCGCAAGGGCGGCACGGTGGTGGTGCTGGGCACGTTCGGCGGGGTGGTGGACACCTTCCCGCTGGGCTCGGTGATGCAGAAGGGGCTGACCCTGCACGGCGCCCGGCAGCACGGGCAGCGCTACATCCCGATGCTGCTGCGGCTGATGGCCCGCGACCAGTTGACCACCGAGCACCTGGCCACCCATCGGTTGCCGCTGGAGCAGGGTCCGGCCGGGTACGAGCTGTTCCGGGACCGGGCCGACGGCTGCGTCCGGACGGTGTTCTCGCCCTGA
- a CDS encoding saccharopine dehydrogenase family protein — translation MADDRAYDLVLFGATGFTGGLTAEYLARHAPAGLRWALAGRNPAKLAAVRDRLAAIDPGLADLPLLTADVTDAGSLRAVAEAARVVASTVGPYVHHGEPLVAACAAAGTDYLDITGEPEFVDAMYVRHHAEAVRTGARLVHTCGFDSIPHDLGVWFTVKQLPADGPISVDGYVRAGGKFSAGTYHSALTAFSRMKETSRVAKERRAVEPRPEGRRVRAVPGRVGRSADIGRWAVPLPTIDPQVVRRSAAARPEYGPDFRYRHFAAVKRLPTVIAAGVGMGGLLGLVKLPPARRWLLGRLASGQGPSAEQRAKSWFKVRFVGTGGGRRVVTEVAGGDPGYDETAKMLAESALCLACDDLPVTAGQVTPVTAMGDALLHRLTAAGLTFRTLEAQPA, via the coding sequence ATGGCTGACGACCGCGCGTACGACCTCGTCCTGTTCGGCGCGACCGGGTTCACCGGCGGGCTCACCGCCGAGTACCTGGCCCGGCACGCCCCGGCGGGGCTGCGCTGGGCCCTCGCCGGGCGCAACCCGGCGAAGCTGGCCGCGGTCCGGGACCGGCTGGCCGCGATCGACCCCGGCCTCGCCGACCTGCCGCTGCTGACCGCCGACGTGACCGACGCAGGCTCGCTGCGGGCGGTGGCCGAGGCGGCCCGGGTGGTGGCCTCCACGGTCGGCCCGTACGTGCACCACGGGGAGCCGCTGGTCGCCGCGTGCGCCGCGGCCGGCACCGACTACCTGGACATCACCGGCGAGCCGGAGTTCGTCGACGCGATGTACGTCCGGCACCACGCCGAGGCGGTCCGCACCGGCGCGCGGCTGGTGCACACCTGCGGCTTCGACTCGATCCCGCACGACCTCGGGGTGTGGTTCACCGTCAAGCAGCTGCCGGCCGACGGGCCGATCAGCGTCGACGGGTACGTCCGGGCCGGCGGGAAATTCTCCGCGGGCACGTACCACTCGGCGCTGACCGCGTTCTCCCGGATGAAGGAGACCTCCCGGGTGGCGAAGGAGCGCCGGGCGGTCGAGCCCCGGCCGGAGGGCCGCCGGGTGCGCGCGGTACCCGGCAGGGTCGGCCGTTCCGCGGACATCGGCAGGTGGGCGGTGCCGCTGCCGACCATCGACCCGCAGGTGGTCCGCCGGTCGGCGGCGGCCCGCCCGGAGTACGGCCCGGACTTCCGCTACCGGCACTTCGCCGCGGTGAAGCGGCTGCCCACGGTGATCGCCGCCGGGGTCGGCATGGGTGGCCTGCTCGGGCTGGTGAAGCTGCCGCCGGCCCGCCGCTGGCTGCTCGGCCGGCTCGCCTCCGGCCAGGGGCCCAGTGCCGAGCAGCGGGCGAAGTCCTGGTTCAAGGTCCGGTTCGTCGGCACCGGCGGCGGCCGGCGGGTGGTCACCGAGGTGGCCGGCGGCGACCCGGGCTACGACGAGACGGCCAAGATGCTGGCCGAGTCGGCGCTCTGCCTGGCGTGCGACGACCTGCCCGTCACCGCCGGCCAGGTCACCCCGGTGACCGCGATGGGCGACGCGCTGCTGCACCGGCTCACCGCCGCCGGCCTCACCTTCCGCACCCTGGAGGCGCAGCCGGCTTGA
- a CDS encoding DNA polymerase III subunit beta family protein: MRSIGELARASGLTVSALRFYDRSGVLAPALVDPVTGYRWYAEDQVAPARLVAGLRRVGMPLAGIVEALRHRHEPAVVGALLDAHLRRLEDGLADARRELFRIRTLIDPEESEMTTRLALSRTDLAAAVDAVRFAVGADPELPVLAGVLLDVEPDGVRLIATDRHRLATARVGAEVSGPPVRFLLPVAAVDELRALLDAVGPAVELTVTPDELTAAVADRVVRAAPLPYDFPDLHRLLRDAVSATPALRVPLDVAALRAALTAPDVPVQVREHEGARYEVTVLGLAGGGLRVLAADEPATAEVVRVGVNRHYLLDALDAGGAGQLVLELDGPITPLAVRRPGDGDAFSILMPVRL; the protein is encoded by the coding sequence CTGCGCAGCATCGGCGAGCTGGCCCGGGCCAGCGGGCTGACGGTCAGCGCGCTGCGGTTCTACGACCGCAGCGGGGTGCTGGCCCCGGCGCTGGTCGACCCGGTGACCGGCTACCGCTGGTACGCCGAGGACCAGGTGGCCCCGGCCCGGCTGGTGGCCGGGCTGCGCCGGGTCGGCATGCCGCTGGCCGGGATCGTCGAGGCGTTGCGGCACCGGCACGAGCCGGCGGTGGTGGGCGCCCTGCTCGACGCGCACCTGCGCCGGCTGGAGGACGGCCTGGCCGACGCCCGCCGTGAGCTCTTCCGGATCCGTACGCTGATCGATCCCGAGGAGTCCGAGATGACCACCCGCCTAGCACTGTCCCGCACAGACCTGGCCGCCGCCGTGGACGCGGTCCGCTTCGCCGTCGGCGCCGACCCGGAGCTGCCGGTGCTGGCCGGCGTGCTGCTGGACGTGGAGCCGGACGGGGTGCGGCTGATCGCCACCGACCGGCACCGGCTGGCCACCGCCCGGGTCGGCGCGGAGGTGTCCGGGCCGCCGGTCCGGTTCCTGCTGCCGGTGGCCGCCGTGGACGAGCTGCGCGCCCTGCTGGACGCCGTCGGCCCGGCGGTCGAACTCACCGTGACCCCCGACGAGCTGACCGCCGCGGTGGCGGACCGGGTGGTGCGGGCCGCTCCGCTGCCGTACGACTTCCCCGACCTGCACCGGTTGCTGCGGGACGCGGTCTCCGCGACGCCGGCGCTCCGGGTGCCGCTGGACGTGGCCGCCCTGCGGGCGGCGCTGACCGCCCCCGACGTGCCGGTCCAGGTCCGGGAGCACGAGGGCGCCCGCTACGAGGTGACGGTGCTGGGGCTGGCCGGGGGCGGGTTGCGGGTGCTGGCGGCCGACGAGCCGGCCACCGCCGAGGTGGTCCGGGTCGGGGTGAACCGGCACTACCTGCTCGACGCCCTGGACGCGGGCGGCGCCGGGCAGCTGGTGCTGGAGCTGGACGGCCCGATCACCCCGCTGGCGGTCCGCCGCCCCGGCGACGGGGACGCCTTCTCGATCCTGATGCCGGTCAGGCTCTGA
- the serS gene encoding serine--tRNA ligase, with translation MLDMELIRKDREAVATALAKRLDPAEVSRALDEIQRLDQERRALITGIDAERQRRKAEARAYAEAKRAGREPEPVGPDGERKQLAELEAQLDEVQGRLRDRMSELPNLPAEDVVPGGKEANRVVRTFGEPPTIEKVRDHVELSRMLGLVDHERGVKLGGSGFWMYTGLGARLEWALLNWLIERNIEAGYEFLLPPHLLLDTAGFAAGQFPKFYDDVYHLDRESAPRGQFLLPTSETAILGAYQDEILETSKLPLKAFAYTPCYRREAAGSHSDERGTVRGHQFNKVEIFQFTLPEQADAALTAMVSHVEGLVEQLGLHHQTSLLAAGDASASMKKTLDIEVWMPSTGKYKEVSSVSWAGDYQARRAAIRYREPGGKQTRFVHTLNGSALATSRLFPAILEQFQQADGSVVVPEVLRPKLGTDLLTPR, from the coding sequence ATGCTCGACATGGAGTTGATCCGGAAGGATCGCGAGGCGGTGGCGACCGCGCTGGCCAAGCGTTTGGATCCGGCCGAGGTCAGCCGGGCCCTGGACGAGATCCAGCGGCTGGACCAGGAGCGACGCGCCCTGATCACGGGGATCGACGCCGAGCGGCAGCGCCGCAAGGCCGAGGCCCGGGCGTACGCCGAGGCGAAGCGGGCCGGCCGGGAGCCGGAGCCGGTGGGCCCGGACGGTGAGCGCAAGCAGCTCGCCGAGCTGGAGGCCCAGCTGGACGAGGTGCAGGGCCGCCTGCGGGACCGGATGAGCGAGCTGCCGAACCTGCCGGCCGAGGACGTGGTGCCCGGTGGCAAGGAGGCCAACCGGGTGGTGCGGACCTTCGGCGAGCCGCCGACGATCGAGAAGGTACGCGACCACGTCGAGCTGAGCCGGATGCTGGGCCTGGTGGACCACGAGCGTGGCGTGAAGCTCGGCGGTTCCGGGTTCTGGATGTACACCGGTCTGGGCGCACGGCTGGAGTGGGCGCTGCTCAACTGGCTGATCGAGCGGAACATCGAGGCCGGTTACGAGTTCCTGCTCCCGCCGCACCTGCTGCTGGACACCGCCGGTTTCGCCGCCGGCCAGTTCCCGAAGTTCTACGACGACGTCTACCACCTGGACCGGGAGTCGGCGCCGCGCGGCCAGTTCCTGCTGCCCACCTCGGAGACGGCGATCCTCGGGGCGTACCAGGACGAGATCCTGGAGACGTCGAAGCTGCCGCTGAAGGCGTTCGCCTACACGCCGTGCTACCGGCGGGAGGCGGCCGGGTCGCACTCCGACGAGCGGGGCACCGTCCGCGGCCACCAGTTCAACAAGGTGGAGATCTTCCAGTTCACCCTGCCGGAGCAGGCCGACGCGGCGCTGACCGCGATGGTGTCCCACGTGGAGGGCCTGGTCGAGCAGCTCGGCCTGCACCACCAGACCAGCCTGCTGGCGGCCGGCGACGCCAGCGCCTCGATGAAGAAGACCCTGGACATCGAGGTGTGGATGCCGAGCACCGGCAAGTACAAGGAGGTGTCGTCGGTCTCCTGGGCCGGTGACTACCAGGCCCGGCGGGCCGCGATCCGCTACCGCGAGCCGGGCGGCAAGCAGACCCGCTTCGTGCACACCCTCAACGGGTCGGCGCTGGCCACCAGCCGGCTCTTCCCGGCCATCCTGGAGCAGTTCCAGCAGGCCGACGGCTCGGTGGTGGTGCCCGAGGTGCTCCGGCCCAAGCTGGGCACGGACCTGCTCACCCCCCGCTGA
- a CDS encoding cytochrome c biogenesis CcdA family protein, translating into MGTPLLLALTAGMLGAVNPCGFAMLPAYLSLLVAGPADRAGAVRRALVATAGLTTGYVVVFGAFGLALAPLAGWLRPRLPWLTVWLGVLLLALGCWLLAGRKLPGPGSGLRAPRLTRSWASMALFGAAYALASLSCTIGPFLAIVVTSLRAGSTLRGLALFGAYAIGMGLVVGVAALGVALVRGSVVARLRRAGALVPRLGGLVLLVAGGYVAWYGWYEVRLALGRHDALGDPVVVAAARVQRWLAGALEAVGPALLAVVLLGLLLAAARRRRGAARVSGG; encoded by the coding sequence GTGGGCACCCCGCTGCTGCTGGCGCTCACCGCCGGCATGCTCGGCGCGGTCAACCCGTGCGGCTTCGCCATGCTGCCGGCGTACCTGTCGCTGCTGGTCGCCGGGCCCGCCGACCGGGCCGGCGCGGTCCGCCGCGCGCTGGTCGCCACCGCCGGGCTGACCACCGGGTACGTCGTCGTCTTCGGCGCCTTCGGGCTGGCCCTCGCGCCGCTGGCCGGCTGGCTGCGGCCCCGGCTGCCCTGGCTCACCGTCTGGCTGGGGGTGCTGCTGCTCGCACTCGGCTGCTGGCTGCTCGCCGGCCGGAAGCTGCCGGGCCCGGGGTCCGGGCTGCGGGCGCCCCGGCTCACCCGCTCCTGGGCGTCCATGGCGCTCTTCGGCGCCGCGTACGCGCTGGCCTCGCTGAGCTGCACGATCGGCCCGTTCCTGGCGATCGTGGTGACCAGCCTGCGGGCCGGGTCGACGCTGCGCGGGCTGGCGCTCTTCGGCGCGTACGCGATCGGGATGGGGTTGGTGGTCGGCGTCGCCGCCCTCGGCGTGGCCCTGGTCCGTGGCTCGGTGGTGGCCCGGCTGCGCCGCGCGGGCGCCCTGGTGCCCCGGCTCGGCGGCCTGGTGCTGCTGGTCGCCGGCGGCTACGTCGCCTGGTACGGCTGGTACGAGGTGCGGCTGGCCCTGGGCCGGCACGACGCCCTCGGTGACCCGGTGGTGGTCGCCGCGGCCCGGGTGCAACGGTGGCTGGCCGGCGCGCTGGAGGCGGTCGGCCCCGCCCTGCTGGCGGTCGTGCTGCTCGGCCTGCTCCTCGCCGCCGCTCGGCGACGGCGAGGAGCGGCCCGGGTCAGCGGGGGGTGA
- a CDS encoding TlpA family protein disulfide reductase, with protein sequence MPAPGPAARPAHRPYPSPRPEPRRGAAVRATAWLVAALVSVTSCAVSEAPTARTDHPAAAATAPPGATAAGAAPPPGTSTPAAPATVPQALRFTGTTLDGGSFSAAGLAGRPVVLWFWAPWCATCASQAWTVAEIAPKYRDTVPIVGVAGLGERPAMKDFVTEFDLAGTTQLDDHAGELWRRFKVVEQSTFVVLDRDGRVVHRGFLDGEALTRRVAELAG encoded by the coding sequence ATGCCCGCGCCTGGACCCGCCGCCCGGCCCGCCCACCGTCCCTACCCGTCTCCTCGGCCCGAGCCGCGCCGGGGCGCGGCCGTCCGGGCCACCGCCTGGCTGGTCGCCGCGCTCGTCTCGGTGACCTCCTGCGCGGTCAGCGAGGCACCCACCGCCCGGACCGACCATCCGGCCGCCGCCGCGACCGCCCCGCCGGGCGCCACGGCCGCCGGCGCCGCCCCGCCGCCCGGCACCAGCACGCCGGCCGCGCCCGCCACCGTGCCGCAGGCGCTGCGGTTCACCGGCACCACCCTGGACGGCGGTTCGTTCTCCGCCGCCGGCCTCGCCGGCCGTCCGGTGGTGCTCTGGTTCTGGGCGCCCTGGTGCGCCACCTGCGCCTCCCAGGCCTGGACGGTCGCCGAGATCGCCCCGAAGTACCGGGACACGGTGCCGATCGTCGGCGTGGCCGGGCTCGGCGAACGACCGGCCATGAAGGACTTCGTCACCGAGTTCGACCTGGCCGGCACCACCCAGCTCGACGACCACGCCGGGGAGCTGTGGCGCCGGTTCAAGGTGGTCGAGCAGAGCACCTTCGTCGTCCTCGACCGCGACGGCCGGGTCGTCCACCGGGGGTTCCTCGACGGCGAGGCGCTGACCCGGCGGGTCGCCGAGCTGGCCGGCTGA